One Falco peregrinus isolate bFalPer1 chromosome 6, bFalPer1.pri, whole genome shotgun sequence DNA segment encodes these proteins:
- the SMIM30 gene encoding small integral membrane protein 30, with protein MPSTKNTSKLFLVLVSLLLVLPAVEALDAGDTIAFLLGLGVSVIGFCACLGFYARKRNGQQ; from the coding sequence ATGCCTTCTACCAAGAACACCTCAAAACTTTTCCTGGTCCTCGTTTcattgctgctggtgctgccagctgttGAAGCCCTGGATGCAGGAGATACCATCGCCTTCCTGCTAGGCCTAGGTGTCAGTGTCATCGGATTCTGTGCCTGCCTTGGCTTTTATGCAAGGAAAAGGAATGGGCAGCAGTGA